The DNA sequence TTTGTTCACGGTCACGGTTACGTGATCTTCATCGGTACAACCATTGCCATCAGTAACGGTCACCCCATAAGTGGTGGTTACAGCAGGACTTACGTTGATGGAAGAAGCAGTAGAACCGTTGCTCCACAAGTAGGAGATATTGTCACCATCTACGATGTTGGCCGTAAGGGTTGTTGATTCTCCAAGACAGATGGTCAAACACTCAGGATTGGTATTGAGTAGCGCAATTCCGGAAAGGTTGAAATTGAAGTCACCTGAAGTATCGTCATTCAACGTACCACCAGTGTTTGGGTGACTAAGCACATCAAAAGTTAACCAGCCTGAACCTCCGAATGCCGCTGCATCATTTAAGTTGGCTCCCGTACCCATCTGGAAAGAAGGTCCGGTGCGAACAAACTTAACGACTGCCCCGGTAAGAGCACCAGCACCAGTCATTGTAGCTTCTAATTCGGGATAGTAGTACCAGTCACTATTGTTTAGGTCACCAATACACTGCGCATTTTCCTTTGGACTACCTGCTGGAGCAACAAAAGTACGCCCACGGAATACGGTCTTGATATTAAAGACAAGGTTACCATTGCCATTATTTACCACCTGCATAGATGCTACTGCTGTACCATTAGCAAATTCCTGGAAGGAACCCGAAACGACACTCCAGTGTGGCTGGCTGGTAAAGTTACTCACCAAAGACCCCGTATAGAACCCATAGACATTAGACCCACAAGTTTGAGCACTATTGGAAATTGATCTCAGATAAATAGGATCATCCGCACAAGCGACATTGACCAATGGATTAGGATTAACCGCAACAATTACTTCGTCGGTATCGGTACAACCGTTGGCATCTGTCACCGTTACCACGTAAGTGGTCGTAGCGGTAGGACTTACCGTTTTGGTTGCGCCGTTGCCGAGGCCATTGTTCCAGCTAAAGGTGTAAGGAGCAGTTCCGCCATTTGCAACAGCGACCAGGCTTACGCTTTCGCCTGCACAGATGGTTTCATCTGAACCCGCATTAACCGTTACACCACCACTGCCAGAAATGGTCACTGAGCCAATATCAAAACAGCCATTCGCATCCAATACGGTGACACCATAAGTGCCTGGAGCGAGGTTGTTTTTAGTGGCACCAGTACCCAAGCTACTACTCCACATAAAGGTGTAAGGAGCAGTACCACTGGTAGCACTTGCGGTAGCTGAACCATTGTTCTGCCCACAAGATGCATTGGTTTTGGAAATAGAAATATCAGGATTAGGGTTAACCGTGACAACAATCTGGTCAACACCCGTACAACCCGCCGCATCGGTTACCGTCACCCCATAAGCGGTGGTAGCAACAGGAGATACTACGTGGCTGGCACCATTGCCCAGGTTATTGTCCCATGCATAAGTGTAAGGCGCAACACCATTAGAAGCCGAAGCCTGGATGGTCACATTGCTACCTGCACAAATGGCTACGTCGGGACCAGTAGTGACACTGATTCCGCCGAGGAGGTTAACTTGGTAATCTTCCACTTCACCATCCTGATTCGCGTCAAGGGTGCTACAGAAGTTGCCCGTAGGGCCACCTTCGTTGACACTGCTTTGGATGGTAAAACGAGCGAAAGAAGTACCACAGCTTACGTTATTAGGAACGTTGATGGTGAAGGTATGGGTGCCCGTTGAGCGGTTGTTATTAGAACCCACAACAAAGTTGTTAATAACACGCTCGGAAGGATTATCGAAATCACCATCACGGTTCCAATCGATCCAGCCGTAAATGTGGCCTTCCATGTCATTAGAACTCCAGCTTAGGGTGATCTGCTTGGTCGTTCCTCCCTGGAGGTCGGCACCACCGACAAAAATTACACCATCCTCATCATCACCATTGGCATCATTGTCGTCACCCATGGCATCAGCAGAGTTTTGACTACTGTCATCACTGTCGACCATGTCGCCCAATCGGGTTGGAGAGAAAGGATTGCCGTTGCTGTTATTAATGGTGTAGCAAATGCTGCCGTAAGAAGCTGGCGCATCTCCGTAGTCTGTTCCTAAGTTTGGACACTCGACATCGGCGTGTACCAAACCAGCAATAACCCATGATTGGCCACAACCACTACCATTAGGGTTAGAGGAAGAACGCGTATCTACTTCGATACTCACTTGGGTTGTACTTCCAGGTACATTCGCAAGCGTAAGATCAACAACTGCTAAACAACAACCATTGTCCGGACCATAAATGGTTTCGGTAGTTGTTACACCGCCAGCCGTAGCACGAACGGTAAGAAAACGTCCATCCGTCGTCAACTCTGAGATGGGTAGAGAAACGGTGATATTACGAGAAGTAACATCAGTAGGGATAGGAATAGTGAACGTTTGTAAATTACAATATCCGCTAATGGCCGTAAAGGTACCACTAGAGGATCTTTTTATTGTCGTATTACGGAAAGGATAAACGACTAAAGACTGAAGGCCATTGTTACTGGCACAACTTCCAGTAGCTGAATTATGACCTATCCAAGAAGGGTTATTGGTTATCAAGCCACGATATACATAAACATTACTACTTGCTCCTGAAATATCGACCTGCTGAATCCAGTAGGTATTGCCCGCATTATCAAAAATCTGAACACTGGTTCCAGGGTATTGATTTTTGTAAACCACTTCTGCAACGACTTGGTATACATTGGACGGGTTGGTAATATTTACTTGTGCGTTGGGGGTAGCATTACAATTCACACCCACGCCTGAGACCCCTACTTCTACATAATCATCGCAAGTAAAAGCGTAATTGGTTGGGCCTGTAGGAAGGGTTGGGTTAGAACAGTTTCTATTTCCGAAATTGAAATTACCATTACAGTTCAACCATTGGGTATCACCACAACCGGTTCTCGTTGCACTGCTTTCAGTTTGGTAGGTCGTTCCACCCACCGTAATGTAATCGATGAAAGCATTTTTATCACAACCACTACCTGTAGTGCCATCATTGATAAAGGCCACTTTTATCTGCTGACCATTTGTAAAGCCCGTGTAGGTATAGTTAGCCAATGAGGTGGTCAATGTCCAAGTCTGTACCGCAGTACCATTTAGTTGCAGTTGGATTTGCTCACCTCCACAATTTCCTTTGGCGCGAACCACTACACTACAATCACCTTGGGGTGCTGACAAACAAATGTAATCTACAAACGGTTGGATATGACTTAAGTTAGGTAAGAAGAACACCATTTGGCTAGCCACACCAGTAAGGTTGCTATTGGTCACCGCTGCTATTGCATTTGTGGCAAGCTGATTGCTCGTACTACTCGTATTGGTGACATACCAAATCGCCTGGTTCACTTGAGTGCGCGTATACCCACTAGATTCACCATGGCAAATGATCCAGTTGATGCGCTCAGCCGTAAGGTTAGAATAGCCGGCGTTTGAGGCGCCAACAACTCTGGTGAAAGTAACATCACCATAGTTATAACCATTACCTGGTGTAGGAGCTGTTTTGTTATAATCCAAACACATTACACGCTCTGACATCTCTACGTTACAACTACTACTCACACGAGCGATACATCCCAGATAATCATTATCCGTGTAGATGTAAGTGCTCGGAGAAATGTTGTTTCTGTAGATGGTTACCGTTTCGCCATCACAGTTGGTGTGGCTAATGAAACCTGTCCCACAGAAGGTCCGACCTACCGTAAAGTCACAAGCATGCTCAATTAAATAAGCACGCTCGAAGGTAGCAGAGGTACAATTATCCGACTCCCTGATAAGCTGAAAATCAGCATAACGCGAAGGATACAGCCCCGACAAGGTGAGTTGTCCATCGGTTGTAGTCAGGCCGGTAACGGTCTTAACTTTCGTCCCGAAGGCCATCTGTAGGGTGTACGTTTGCGCGGCAAAGCCTGCTTGATCCGCAACTGTAAAGTACAGTTGACCGTCAGCAGCCTCACACTCGGATTCGTTGGCCCAGCTTACGTTAAGAATCTCCAAATCTTCACAAGCCCCTTGCAGCGTAGCGCTGTTGAGGGTAGAAGCCGGAGCATTTTGCGAGAAGCCCAAAAATGGGACAACCAAACAGAGGACCAGAAGGTACCAGTTTGGTGTTTTCGCAGCAGGCACAGTGTAATGATTAACCATGGTTTAGCTTTGTGTTGTTGTGTTCTTTCCTAAAACTTTTGGTGCCATTTATGAGATGTACACCTATATGCAGACAGGCTATCATGGAATCACGAAAATTCCTTGATAGCAACTGAAATGCCAAAATTGTAATCCTACTTTATCAGTAGAACCGTTTTTTAACACACCACCTTAGATAGTAATTACACTACACGAATTGGTAGCGTAAAAGAAAGGAAATGTGTTGTTCAAAGTGTTTGTGTATGTAGATTAATATGACTCCAGTGGCCATACCTATCACCTAATTTTGAAGAAAACTCAAGGGGGGGGATGTGACAAAACAAGATATCCTCTTTTTCTGTCACAGAACAAATTTAAGGGCAATTCTCATATAAATAAAATCATAATTACATTTTTTTAATAATTTGTGACATTTAATATATAGCAAAATAACCAATAAGTAAACAACAAAATATCGCATATTGATGATTATCAATTACTTAAAATAATACAATTGACTACAAGTTGGGCCAAATCTACCAACATTAGTGACAAAAAAATACTCTAAATCATCTAGTTTCTTTGCTAGAAAGGTTCAGTTTTCTCTTCAGCCAGGAGTAAAAAAAATTAAGCTTTCATAAAACACACTAAAAACCGCATTAAAAACACGTGGATCGACAATAATTGTATTGTCACTTTTAGCAAAAATATTATTCTGGGTAGTTCAATAAGATCAAAACATTAGAGAAGGAAAAACACACTTGAATGTAATTCCTAGGCCAGACTGCCCTACACCCTATTATTTATAGTGCTCTGGTAAACATTACTACGCTATACTACACTGTGAGAGGCACTGAGCTAAATCCCTGATTTTTACTTTCTAATTCAAGCGAAACCTTTCTTGATCGTAAAAGAAAACGAGGTTCCCTTACCTAATTCTGACTCCAGCCAAATTTCACCTTCGTGCTGCTCTACCAACCGCTTACACAAAGCAAGTCCAATGCCTGTTCCTGCAAACTGTTCTTGGGTATGCAAGCGCTTGAAAATTAAAAAAATCTTTTCTTGAAACTCTTTAGCTATACCTATCCCATTATCTTTTACCAAAAACTCCCAGTGATGTTCTTGTTCTTTCAAGCTCACCAATACCTCTGGTTGATTATCCTTATTTTGAAACTTCAGACTATTACCGATCAAGTTCATTAAAATTTGTTTCAACTTGATATAGTCTGCAGCGATTACATCGCATCTAATGTCCCAGGAAAGTCGGCCCTTTTTTTCCTTAATAAGTTCTCTTAGTTCTTCGACCAATTCTTCGCTTAAGGTGCTAAATTTAAAGGTTTTCAATTTTATCTTTTCCGTATTGGCACGAGAAAAGCTCAAGAGGTCTCCTATTAGTGCCTGCATATTTTTAGCACTAGAAATGATAAAGGACAAAAAATCCCGTTCACTATCACTAAGGTTTTGAGCTCGCTTTTGGAGTAAATTAGAAAAACTTACGATGGACCTGATGGGTGCTTGCAAGTCGTGAGAAGCGATGTAAGCAAAATTTTCCAACTGCATATTACTTTCAATGTAGCGCTGCAACACTTCGTTCTGTTCGTTAAGCTTTTCAAGCTGCTTATTGATCAGTTTTTCTTTATGTAGTGCTTCTGTAAAATCACGAAAGAAGCGAATCAATAACAACCGCCCATTGATTTCAATGACCCACTGCAAGGCATCAATATCAAAATATTTGCCTCCGGATGCTTTTATTCTAAAGATCTCTTGGCTTTCTTTCCTAGTAGATAAATCAAAGACCATCCGCTCAAAGACAGTTTCCGAGGTTTCGTTATTTTGCTGATCTGCGGTAAACAAAGGAGCTACTTCTTCACTTGTTGCCATCAACTTATCCTTGGATTGAAGATAAGTTTCCATATTTTTATTTCGAATAAACAAGGTGGCTGTTGCCGGATTCTTCCCATCGAAATGTGTAATATCCAGGATATCTATTCCAGCCCGAGCATGATCAACAATCGTTTTGTAGATAAGCTCACGTTCCTTTGCCGCTTGTCGCTGCTCGGAAAGTTCGGTGGTATCTCGAATAGCTGTAATGCAACCTATTATTTCTCCCGTTTCCAGCCGGTGAGGAGCAACTACCAATTGGCTATTGTAATCACTGTCTTTTCCCCCTTTTTTTGAGTAATATTCCTCAATGACCGTTTCTCCCTTTAAGGCAGATTCCATCATCTCTTGCCATAAAACGGCAAGGTCTTCTCGATAAGGTCTCATCACCTCAATACAGTTATCACCCAATTTAAAGGTCAAACCCAGCTCTTTCAATATTTTTTTTTGAGCCAGCCCATTGATCGCCGATATTCTAAATTCTCGATCAACACCTAACGCATTTTCTGGCAGGCAATCCAATACCGCCTGTAATCGGAGATCAGGCTGCCATCCCTCAGGTTTTTCAGCAGTTTTTACTACTTTTCCTAAAGTTTCAATATATGCAACCACCTTATTTTGCTGTTCTTCCGAAAACCCATGCAAGGCCTTCTTCAAAAGGTGAATATCCATATTATTACAGGGTACTTTTGGGTTTAGTGTTCTGCTTTCATTAATACACGGAAAGTATGATAACACTCCCTTTAAGAACTAATCAATCAGTTTAGTTCATATCTTTCTTTTAAAGATACGCCTTTCAGATCGGCAAACCTTTTTTTGGCACTAAAATTGGCTCATGTTCCCAAAAAATATAGGTGTACTTCAGCCACTTACCCCACAAAAAAAACGGCGGCACCCACAAAGGATACCGCCGTCTGTTGTCTAATTTATCGTGTGGGGATTATTCCACCACTATCATCCGTTTCGTTGCGCGATGCTCGCCAGCCTGTCCGGCTTCGCCATTGGCCAGACGGGCTTCTACCGTGTAAGTCAATACTCCGGTAGTTCCATTAATCATTTGCTTCGTCACGTTGATGCTATTGTAGCCAGCTGCGAAATCACCCTTGATGATTCTTAGCACCCGACCGCGAGCATCACTAATCGTTATCGTCACCTCCCAATCCTGAGGCAGGCCTGCATGGCCGGCAGGCAGGTTGAACGCAATCAGGGTCGCTGCAGCGAAGGGGTTGGGCGTGTTCTGGTACAATTCAAACTCCGCAGCAGCATTCCAACCACTGGTAAATTCAATCCCCAGGTCAAACACCTGTTCTCCCCTCTCAGGGGAGATGTCCGTAAGGACAGAGCGGTAGGCCTCCGCAGCCGTGTAACGGCTAGAGATGCTCAGCGCTTCGCGCAGGGGCTGGTCTTCACTTGCTCGCAATACCAGGCTGAATAGGACATCGGTTGTAGTACCGCCGCCGTTGTGGTTCCAGCTCATGGTGATGGTGCCTTCGTCTACAAAACGCAGGCCGAAGTTTTCGGCTTGTGCCTGTCCGTATTCGATGTCTACCAATTCCACACCGCTCAATTGCAGCGTGCCTTGGTAGCCTTCGATCTGGTTGAGGTTCTCAGCCGTCACGGCTACGGTGTAGGTATTGCCTGCCTTCAGGTCAATGTCTTCCGCTTGGAGGTGGAAGATGCCGTTGAGGGTGCGATCATCGCCGGCCAAAGCATTGGCTTGAGCGCTACCGTTCACATCACCGATCTTCACACCCACGAAGTCCGCATCCAGCACATCTCCCGGGAGGTTGTTCTCATTGATCAACTCTGGGAAAGTCTCTGACCAGGGGTTCGTGCTCTCTGGGAACTCGTAGTTTGCATCCACAAAGCGCCAGCTCGTATTGTTCGGGAACGCCGTGATCACGTTGAGGATCAGCTTACGGATCTGGATCAAATCCAGCGTCGTAATCGTTCCACTACGGTTGGCATCCGCGGCAATGCGCTTGTAAGGCCCAACGAGTGGCTCCACGTTGAGGATGTGCTTGGAGATCTTCACGATATCGAAGGTGGTCACTCCGTTCAGCGGGTTGGCATTCAGGTACGGTGTTACTGAGTAGTCACCTCCCAGTGTCAGGTTGCTGAAGCTGTAGGTGCCGTTTGTATTCGTGGTCATCGTAGCGGTCATGCCGCCATTGATGCTCACTTCCACGCCTTCTACCGCTTCGTTACCTTCCGTCATGATGATACCTGCAATCGTGCCGGTTTCATCACCGCTACACGTAGCGTGCAGTTGTACCAGGACATAAGTCTCACAGTAGTCGTAGTTACCTTCTTCGTCGAAGGCGTACACGTAAACCACCGTGGTCTGCTCATCCGCATCCGTCAATACCAATCCGATATCATCGGGACTTGGTACAAAGTCTGGATCAGCTTCTACATCCGCTGCGCGGTAGATCGCGTACTTCGTCACCCGTGGCAGACCGCCGAACAGTTCTGGTCCCTGACCCGTACAGTCACTGATTGGGGAACCTTCAAAGTCAGCCGCCCAGATTGCCATCGCACAACCTTCACCCTCAGGTGTTGGCATCAGCGTTACCGTCAGGCCGTTGATACAGACCGGAGCAGGGCCTTTGCAGTCGATCACATCGAAGACGATGGTCTCGCTGGTCTGGTTGCCACAGCCATCCTCAAACAGGATGCGTACCGCGTGGTAGATGTTATCACCCATCGCCGAGGTAATGATCGGGAACGTTCCTGTGAACAGGTAAGTGCCGTCACCATTGCTGGTGATATTGCTCAGTACGTTGGCATCAGCTACAAACTCGTTCGACTTGATGTCACCGTCGCCGTTAGCGTCTACTGCGAAGGCATCCAGCTGGGCAGATACGATGTTGACCACCAGCACACCGTCCAGGTCAAACAGTTCACACTCATCAGCTACGCTGAATGGAATGCTGACTGCTTCCTGACAATCACCGTCGTCATCACCAAACTGACCAGGCAACAGGTTAGGACAGTTGGCCGTTGGGCCGCCGTATTCACCAACAGTTACCACTGGGGCTGTTGAGTCGTATACTTTCACGTATTGTGTGTAGATGTAGCGACCGAAGTTGCGACGTCCAAACTGATCGGCTGGAATACAACCGATGTTGTTGCCGGGGATGTTGTCGTAAACAGTGTTCGGAATATCAGAGTCTCCATCGCGGTCGGTGTGGTCACGGTCGATCACTACGCTGTACTGAATGCCCGGCTGAGCATCGGCGATGTTGTCACAGTTGTTGTCTACAGGGCCAAAGCCACTCACTACCCGTACTACTGGGCGTTCGTTGCCTTCCACGGCGCGGTCAATCGGCAGCGATTCGCCGTCGTCTTCCGTCATGCGGGGCAGTACCAGTCCTTCGTATTCGCCATCCCACACGCACCAGTTGATGACATCGTAGGTGATCGAGTACTTGTAGCATGCATCGCCGTTGGCGGTAAAGAAGACCGGATCGCCAATGTTCACACTCAGCACATCACAACCAGTGGTGGTGGTGATGATCGTCGGTACTTCCGGATCGCCACAGTCAGCGGCCACATCTTCGGGGAAGTCGATGGTAAAGTCGTGGACTTCCGTGATCGTGATCAGCTGGCTACAGCTGTTCGTCGAGCGGAACACTTCGTTGATGTCGATCGCACCGTTGCCGTTGGCATCGCCCTCGGGGCGCAGCTGCCAGGCTTCGAAACGACGCGTGATGGTTCCCCAGCCACAGTCGTTCACCTGGATGTTAGGCGTGCGTTCTACGATGGTGTCCACCGCACAGTTGTCCGTACCCGTAGCACCGCCGAAGATCGAGCTCATCATGATCGAGGTCGCAGCGAAGTCTTCGTCGTAAGCCGTCTGGATGTCTCCAGGGAAGGCCAGCGGAAGGTCGTTGCAGCTCAGATTCACTGGTGCTGGTGCGTAGCAGTAAGGGTTCAGTTTATCTTCAGGTACGATGGTCATCCAGCAAATGTTCTGGTTGCCAGACTCGTCCGTTACCCGTAGTTCAATCGTAATTTCGTTGTTGATATCGCAGCAGTAGAAGTCGATGTACTCTCCCCATGGGCTCCAGCGGTTTTCGCTAGGATCACAGGTTTCGTTGCGCCAGTAGTTACGGCGAACTTCCAGGCTTACTTCCCCACAGTTGTCCGAAGAACCTTCGTCGACCGCGGTGGCAAAGATGCGCGCGATACCTTCGATGCCGTTGAGGACATCACCACCACCGATGGAGACGTTGAGGTCGTCGTCACAGCTAGCTGTAGGTTCGATCTCGTCGCGGATGATCAGCGTGTATTCCTCGCAGGTCTCGTTGCCACAAGCATCTTCCGCACAAAGGATCAGCGTGTGGGTACCTACGGGTACACCTACCACATCGTTATCGGCGATGTTACCGCCAGCGAAGAAGCTCTCACCGTTGGCCAGGATGGTGTAGGTTGTCGTGTGTACATCTGAACAGCCATTGCCATCGGTGATCGTTGGCGTCGGGATCAGGACATTCGCTACACAGCTCAAGGGAGAGGTAGAGATCGTCAGCGTTGGCGCTACACCCGTCAGTACAGGGCCGGTAAAGTCACCGACTTTGATCAGCTGGTTCAGCGTACCAGAGCCTCCGGGGTTACACCAGTCGATGATGTTCCACTCGCGACGTAGCTTGTAAGTGCCTTCACACACCGTGATCCGGGGCTCATCGGAGTAAGACGCGCCGATGTTGCAGTAGATCTGATCCAGATCGTAGAAGCCAAAGGCTGTACGTATCCACGGATAACCAGAGGTGGATGGGTGTGGGTTGCCATTGGCATCCGTGGCATAGTCTTCATCACATTCAATCGGCACCACAAACGGAGGGAATACAATGTCTCCAATTGTAGGCTTGCGGAAGGTAATCACCTGGTTGCAGCTTACGGTGCGTGGTGCGCCGATACATACGCCGTCGTAGCGATCGGCTACCGTGAACGTACGCGTAATGCGCTCGTCGCCACAGTCACCATCACTGTCGGTAACATCCGACAAGGTCACCAGTACGGGGCCACAGTTGTCGCCAACTACCGGGAAACCAGTCAGGTTCACCTTGGCGATGAAGGCGTTCAAAGCAGCCGTGCTTCCACCGAAGAAGGTGTTGCGCGTAGCCGTGAAGTCAAGTGTACCATCTGCACTGGCAATCCAGCTTTGAGGCGTCTCAAAGTGGATGAAGTCGATGTCGTTACAGACCAGGTCACGAGTTTGCGTTAATGCTACTGGCGTGAAGTCTGCACCCGTTACACCGGTGTTGTTGTCCGAATAGATCGTCACCGTCCAGTCGCCGAATTGAGTTGTCAACCAGTTCGTCAGCACCAGCGTATAGCTTGTGTTCGGCTGTAAAGGCAAGCTCAAACGAAGGGTAGGATCAAAGGGGTTGCCACCAGGGACGAAACCATCATCGGAGGAACCGAGGATATTCTCACAAGGTGACGCAGGATCGAAACCACCCTGGAACAGGAACAAGCTTCCATCGCCCCAATCCGTATCCACCAGGAAGGTATACACATCAACCGGTAGTGCAAAGTCTGGTGTCGTGAACGTAATCACATCGTAGTTGTGTACGCCGTCGGCCAGGAAGCCCTGGTTCAAACAGCTGTTGTCGTTGAAGTTCAAGGTAGCATCAGCTGCATTCAGATTACCGCTTGCCTGGTGAGCTTCGTAATCCATCGTCACACTGCTCGTATTGGCAGGGCAGGTAACAACAGGATCGGTCTTGTCTTCGGCGAAGATGCTGCCCCAGCAGGTGTAGACTTCTACGCCATCTTCGATCAGACGAATCATGTAAGTATGCTCGCCACAGCCTGTCACTTGATCTGTTTCAACACCATCGATCGAGATGATGAACTCATCAATACAGTAGTGCAGACCCGTCAGGATCATATCCGGCGTGATCGTTGCTGAGCAGTTAGCACCCAACGTCACGTTCAGGTCAGCGATACAAGCAAAGTCGAATGGTGGTTCTACAAAACCAGCATCAACCGTTGGGATATCATCACCTGAGAACAGATCGTAGAAACCTGTGGTAAACGTATTCTGATCAATGTCAGAATCCAGATCATCAGGCCCTACGTTCGGGATAACCGC is a window from the Lewinella sp. LCG006 genome containing:
- a CDS encoding ATP-binding protein, which gives rise to MDIHLLKKALHGFSEEQQNKVVAYIETLGKVVKTAEKPEGWQPDLRLQAVLDCLPENALGVDREFRISAINGLAQKKILKELGLTFKLGDNCIEVMRPYREDLAVLWQEMMESALKGETVIEEYYSKKGGKDSDYNSQLVVAPHRLETGEIIGCITAIRDTTELSEQRQAAKERELIYKTIVDHARAGIDILDITHFDGKNPATATLFIRNKNMETYLQSKDKLMATSEEVAPLFTADQQNNETSETVFERMVFDLSTRKESQEIFRIKASGGKYFDIDALQWVIEINGRLLLIRFFRDFTEALHKEKLINKQLEKLNEQNEVLQRYIESNMQLENFAYIASHDLQAPIRSIVSFSNLLQKRAQNLSDSERDFLSFIISSAKNMQALIGDLLSFSRANTEKIKLKTFKFSTLSEELVEELRELIKEKKGRLSWDIRCDVIAADYIKLKQILMNLIGNSLKFQNKDNQPEVLVSLKEQEHHWEFLVKDNGIGIAKEFQEKIFLIFKRLHTQEQFAGTGIGLALCKRLVEQHEGEIWLESELGKGTSFSFTIKKGFA